A stretch of Gemmatimonas aurantiaca T-27 DNA encodes these proteins:
- a CDS encoding OmpA family protein yields the protein MKTKLVGISLLAAIAAVPTAHAQGLGDRIEVGIFGQYTRLDTDLRMKQDIIGGGGRIGMSVYKWLGVEGDINVGRTEALRNPFETITYRPFRGLATLTIPVTSSKKTSLILGAGYLNSVFAGRATANEYEDGFSALAGLKICGSGKWGARFDGVYDNNPSPNEQELDGTSSNMGFRLGFTYALRGACAAAGTPFDWALRIDPASATVNRGTDRQFALSAAETSARPIELRNVQNLTCSSSDASVATVDNTGKVTAVKAGTATITCRGTVKKLERSVQSTVTVPAPDWTLTLSPSSGSTDVGKTLSFTSKATDADNVDLGAITWTSANNSIASVNNGTVTCNAAGTTTITVSKTAHGATKTQQATVECKALPAARVAFDTTLFSFDRAVVLKAGNDTLKVIVDVMKANPSIRISIEGHTDWYGSEAYNNKLAKSRAEAVYKQLLKVAGTDADAIKGRVVWSSFGEQCILVRDGDTEQEPPPANRSRISDANRRAQAANRRVEIWQQLDGQNAPTSCRSEGERSGRRSFGDLK from the coding sequence ATGAAGACAAAGCTGGTCGGAATCTCGCTGCTGGCCGCCATCGCGGCGGTACCGACGGCCCATGCTCAGGGCCTTGGCGATCGTATCGAAGTTGGCATTTTCGGGCAGTACACCAGGCTCGATACTGACCTGCGCATGAAGCAGGACATCATCGGTGGCGGCGGCCGGATCGGCATGTCCGTCTACAAGTGGCTTGGTGTCGAGGGCGATATCAACGTCGGCCGTACCGAAGCCCTGCGGAATCCGTTCGAGACGATCACCTACCGTCCGTTCCGTGGTCTGGCCACGCTGACGATTCCGGTCACCTCCTCCAAGAAGACATCGCTGATTCTTGGCGCGGGTTACCTGAACTCGGTGTTCGCCGGCCGTGCCACGGCCAACGAATACGAAGACGGCTTCTCGGCGCTTGCCGGCCTCAAGATCTGCGGCAGCGGCAAGTGGGGCGCGCGTTTTGACGGCGTGTACGACAACAACCCGTCGCCGAACGAACAGGAACTCGACGGCACGTCCAGCAACATGGGCTTCCGTTTGGGCTTCACGTACGCGCTCCGTGGTGCTTGCGCCGCGGCTGGCACGCCGTTCGACTGGGCGCTTCGTATCGACCCGGCCAGCGCGACGGTGAATCGTGGCACCGACCGTCAGTTCGCATTGAGCGCCGCGGAAACGAGCGCGCGCCCGATCGAACTCCGCAACGTGCAGAACCTGACCTGCTCGTCGAGCGATGCCTCGGTTGCCACCGTGGACAACACGGGCAAGGTGACGGCAGTGAAGGCCGGTACGGCCACCATCACCTGCCGCGGCACGGTGAAGAAGCTGGAGCGTTCGGTGCAGTCGACCGTGACGGTGCCGGCGCCGGATTGGACGCTGACGCTTTCGCCGAGCAGCGGCTCGACGGATGTGGGCAAGACGCTGTCGTTCACGTCGAAGGCCACCGATGCCGACAACGTCGACCTCGGCGCGATCACCTGGACGTCGGCGAACAACTCGATCGCCTCGGTGAACAACGGCACGGTGACGTGCAACGCGGCCGGCACGACGACCATCACGGTCTCGAAGACGGCTCACGGCGCCACGAAGACCCAGCAGGCGACGGTGGAGTGCAAGGCACTGCCCGCAGCCCGCGTGGCCTTCGATACCACGCTGTTCAGCTTCGACCGCGCGGTGGTCCTGAAGGCCGGCAACGACACCCTCAAGGTGATCGTCGACGTCATGAAGGCGAACCCGTCGATCCGCATCTCGATCGAAGGCCACACCGACTGGTACGGCTCGGAAGCGTACAACAACAAGCTGGCCAAGTCGCGTGCGGAAGCCGTGTACAAGCAGCTCCTGAAGGTCGCCGGCACCGACGCGGACGCCATCAAGGGTCGTGTGGTGTGGTCGAGCTTCGGTGAGCAGTGCATCCTGGTGCGCGACGGCGATACCGAGCAGGAGCCGCCGCCAGCCAACCGTAGCCGCATCTCCGATGCGAATCGCCGGGCCCAGGCGGCCAACCGCCGCGTGGAAATCTGGCAGCAGCTCGATGGACAGAACGCCCCGACGAGCTGCCGCTCGGAAGGTGAGCGTTCGGGCCGTCGCAGCTTTGGCGACCTGAAGTAA
- a CDS encoding zinc ribbon domain-containing protein encodes MFGSFRVPERLFAIAMWAVSIVFAGFLIGLGGKIVAELPGVEQSLQLPDFIDPTRLAPLHVKRDSLLQVERTTRDERDRAAQQHAVARNAYTSQRESFDAWVATRKATTDPAQDPEVLARTRGLDTLKAAEREAESRVEKLDETLLAITQAQESNREAEVELEIAARGTFERARFQQELKVFGIRLALTLPLLVLAGWLVARKRRSEYWPLLRGFVLFAVFAFFVELVPFLPSYGGYVRYAVGIVVSAIAGVYIIRAMRRYLAQRQRVEQQTEAERRRALPYEEALKRIDAGVCPGCERRIATGPNGPANFCVHCGLRLFDQCGGCHTRKNAFYPYCPSCGVPAGAADVT; translated from the coding sequence ATGTTCGGATCCTTTCGCGTTCCTGAGCGGCTCTTCGCCATTGCGATGTGGGCGGTGTCGATCGTCTTCGCCGGGTTCCTGATCGGCCTGGGTGGAAAGATCGTGGCCGAGCTGCCCGGTGTGGAGCAAAGTCTGCAGCTCCCCGACTTCATCGACCCGACCCGCCTCGCACCGCTGCACGTCAAGCGTGATTCGTTGCTGCAAGTGGAACGCACCACCCGCGACGAACGGGATCGGGCCGCCCAACAGCATGCCGTCGCACGCAACGCCTACACGTCGCAGCGTGAGAGCTTTGATGCCTGGGTGGCGACACGAAAAGCGACCACGGATCCCGCGCAGGACCCCGAGGTGCTGGCGCGTACGCGTGGGCTCGATACGCTCAAAGCTGCCGAACGCGAGGCCGAGTCACGAGTCGAGAAACTCGACGAAACGCTGCTGGCCATCACCCAGGCGCAGGAGAGCAATCGCGAAGCCGAAGTGGAACTCGAGATCGCCGCGCGGGGCACGTTCGAACGTGCGCGCTTCCAGCAGGAGCTCAAGGTCTTTGGCATTCGCCTCGCGCTCACCCTGCCGCTGCTGGTACTGGCGGGTTGGTTGGTCGCGCGCAAACGTCGCAGCGAATACTGGCCGCTGCTGCGCGGCTTCGTGTTGTTCGCGGTGTTTGCGTTCTTCGTGGAGCTGGTGCCGTTCCTGCCGAGTTACGGCGGCTACGTACGCTATGCCGTGGGCATCGTCGTATCGGCCATTGCGGGGGTGTACATCATTCGGGCCATGCGTCGGTATCTCGCGCAGCGGCAACGGGTGGAACAGCAGACGGAAGCCGAGCGCCGTCGTGCGTTGCCTTATGAGGAAGCACTCAAGCGCATCGATGCCGGTGTGTGTCCTGGATGTGAGCGCCGCATTGCCACCGGCCCGAATGGTCCGGCCAATTTCTGCGTACACTGCGGTCTGCGCCTGTTCGATCAGTGTGGGGGATGCCACACCCGCAAGAATGCGTTCTATCCGTACTGCCCGAGCTGCGGTGTGCCCGCAGGGGCGGCAGACGTCACGTAG
- a CDS encoding enoyl-CoA hydratase/isomerase family protein, with amino-acid sequence MTPANSPADQHADGYVRTTVTDGIGRIEFFHPKSNSLPGVLLRELAATVTRVSQDPAVRVIVLQSGGTGPFCAGASFDELASLTAPEQGQQFFSGFAGVILAMIRAPQFVITRVHGKAAGGAVGLISASDFGMAVRTASAKLSELTVGIGPFVVGPVIEKKLGLASFSQMAVDADWRDAAWCERRGLYARLYDDVAALDAGVDQLAATLARSNPDAMAQMKQVFWAGTEQWDSMLAERATMSGTLALSPFTRNAISAFKGK; translated from the coding sequence ATGACTCCTGCCAACTCCCCCGCCGACCAGCATGCGGACGGTTACGTCCGCACGACCGTGACCGATGGCATCGGTCGCATCGAGTTTTTTCACCCGAAGAGCAATTCCCTGCCCGGTGTGTTGCTGCGTGAACTCGCCGCCACCGTCACACGAGTCAGCCAGGATCCCGCCGTGCGCGTGATCGTGCTGCAGAGCGGTGGCACGGGGCCGTTCTGCGCCGGGGCGTCATTCGACGAGCTGGCATCACTCACGGCGCCGGAACAGGGACAACAGTTCTTCAGCGGATTCGCCGGTGTGATCCTGGCGATGATTCGCGCGCCGCAGTTCGTCATCACGCGCGTGCACGGCAAGGCGGCGGGTGGTGCGGTGGGACTCATCTCGGCCTCCGACTTCGGCATGGCCGTGCGCACTGCGTCGGCGAAACTGAGCGAACTCACCGTGGGCATTGGACCGTTCGTGGTGGGCCCGGTGATCGAGAAGAAGCTTGGCCTCGCGTCATTCAGCCAGATGGCCGTCGATGCCGATTGGCGTGATGCCGCGTGGTGTGAGCGGCGTGGTCTCTACGCGCGTCTCTACGACGATGTCGCCGCACTCGATGCGGGCGTCGATCAGTTGGCCGCCACACTCGCGCGCTCCAATCCGGATGCCATGGCGCAGATGAAGCAGGTCTTCTGGGCCGGCACGGAGCAGTGGGACAGCATGCTGGCTGAACGTGCGACCATGAGCGGCACGCTGGCGCTCTCGCCGTTCACACGGAATGCCATTTCGGCCTTCAAGGGCAAGTAA
- a CDS encoding glycoside hydrolase family 3 protein translates to MSNSSQDILMPRRWPLSVSALLFVGQVAGCATYSASSGGATPTASSAPSGGVSASSPSIVTPTPPMSVARPTAASQREDARWADSVLATLSVRQKAAQLVWVWALGDYTPVDAPAYVSIERQVRELELGGIIISVGGPADIALKVNALQRSAKLPLLVGADLETGAAFRARGGWFLPNAIELGGATSFPYQMGIGATRDTMLAYEMGRVTAVEGRAMGIHMAFAPVLDVNNNPKNPVISGRSFGEDPALVSRMGAALVRGIQENGMLATGKHFPGHGDTDQNSHLELSRVNVSRARLDSVELRPFQAAIDAGVRGIMTFHGDLPALDTTHTAATLSRAVMTDLLKRQMRFNGLLITDALDMNGVLGNLTMQEATLRALEAGNDVLLMPTDARASIQAMVDAVASGRVSEARLDESVRKLLMAKHEFGLHRERLVSVEGVRDRVGTLANLKPAGEAAAKAITLVRDSLSLVPFRMARTARVVSITVSSRVDISAGRGIDAELRAQYPQLLSLTLTPEVVAEATAGAAAGNAGGYRVSPDPTILPASVENALAIARGADMVIVSSYIGAATNTANMKPTAGLPELLNGLKAANTRVALVSFNNPYLAQGLPLTDVHLIAWSPWTMSQRAAGRALLGKAPITGQLPITIPGVANFGAGLRR, encoded by the coding sequence ATGTCAAATTCTTCGCAGGACATCTTGATGCCGCGCCGCTGGCCACTGAGTGTGTCGGCGCTGCTGTTCGTGGGGCAGGTGGCTGGGTGTGCGACGTACAGTGCCTCGTCGGGTGGAGCAACACCGACGGCATCGTCCGCGCCATCGGGCGGTGTGTCCGCCTCTTCGCCCAGCATCGTGACGCCCACACCGCCGATGTCGGTGGCCAGGCCCACAGCCGCCAGCCAACGCGAGGACGCGCGTTGGGCCGACTCGGTGCTCGCCACACTCTCGGTGCGCCAGAAAGCGGCGCAGTTGGTGTGGGTCTGGGCACTGGGCGACTACACGCCGGTGGATGCACCTGCGTATGTGTCCATCGAACGTCAGGTGCGTGAACTCGAACTGGGCGGCATCATCATTTCGGTTGGTGGTCCGGCCGACATCGCACTCAAGGTGAATGCACTCCAGCGATCGGCGAAGTTGCCGCTGCTGGTGGGCGCCGATCTCGAGACCGGCGCGGCATTTCGCGCGCGTGGTGGCTGGTTCCTGCCCAATGCGATCGAACTCGGTGGGGCTACGTCATTCCCCTATCAGATGGGCATCGGCGCCACGCGTGATACCATGCTGGCGTACGAGATGGGACGTGTGACGGCGGTGGAAGGTCGGGCGATGGGCATTCACATGGCGTTTGCGCCGGTGCTCGACGTCAACAACAATCCGAAAAATCCTGTCATCAGTGGCCGGTCGTTTGGCGAAGATCCGGCGCTGGTGTCTCGTATGGGTGCCGCGCTGGTGCGTGGCATCCAGGAGAACGGGATGCTGGCCACCGGCAAGCACTTCCCGGGCCACGGCGACACCGATCAAAACTCACACCTCGAACTGTCGCGCGTGAATGTGTCGCGTGCGCGGCTCGACAGTGTAGAGCTGCGTCCCTTCCAGGCCGCCATCGATGCCGGAGTGCGTGGCATCATGACATTCCATGGGGATCTGCCGGCGCTCGACACGACACACACGGCGGCCACGTTGAGCCGAGCCGTGATGACCGACCTGCTCAAGCGCCAGATGCGCTTCAATGGGCTGCTCATCACCGATGCACTCGACATGAACGGGGTGCTCGGCAACCTCACCATGCAGGAAGCCACGTTGCGTGCCCTCGAGGCGGGCAACGATGTGCTGTTGATGCCCACCGACGCGCGTGCGTCCATTCAGGCCATGGTCGATGCCGTCGCCTCTGGACGTGTGTCGGAAGCCCGTCTCGATGAGTCGGTGCGCAAGTTGCTGATGGCCAAGCACGAATTTGGCCTGCATCGTGAACGTCTGGTGTCGGTGGAAGGGGTGCGTGATCGTGTGGGCACGCTCGCCAATCTCAAGCCGGCTGGTGAGGCAGCAGCAAAGGCCATCACGCTGGTGCGTGATTCATTGTCCCTGGTGCCGTTCCGCATGGCGCGCACGGCGCGCGTGGTCAGCATCACGGTGTCGTCACGTGTCGATATCAGCGCGGGCCGCGGCATCGATGCCGAACTGCGCGCGCAGTATCCGCAGTTGCTGTCGCTCACGCTCACGCCGGAAGTGGTCGCAGAAGCCACCGCCGGTGCGGCGGCTGGCAATGCGGGTGGCTATCGCGTGAGCCCCGACCCCACCATCCTGCCGGCGTCGGTGGAGAATGCACTGGCCATTGCGCGTGGTGCCGACATGGTGATTGTGTCGAGCTACATCGGTGCGGCCACGAACACGGCCAACATGAAGCCCACGGCGGGATTGCCTGAACTGCTCAACGGCCTCAAGGCGGCCAACACGCGCGTGGCGCTGGTGAGCTTCAACAATCCCTACCTCGCGCAGGGGTTGCCCCTCACCGATGTGCACCTCATCGCGTGGAGCCCGTGGACCATGTCGCAGCGCGCCGCTGGTCGCGCGTTGCTCGGCAAGGCGCCGATCACGGGTCAGCTACCGATCACCATTCCGGGCGTTGCCAACTTCGGCGCAGGTCTGCGGCGTTAG
- a CDS encoding putative sugar O-methyltransferase, which produces MSLISLLPRWTESRWSQPLDRALLDHLEPQAAVAGLLGPGPQWTFTTGHLNTLGDMVHAWVGWGRLPVRSTPDEARATTGQGDFIPELFRYLKAIDHLGLIDSDFIDHIYQHNWLAADLYSVMDVLELTAFMGQTDASKFRIVEIGGGWGRVPEMLLKLFPGKIEYVMVDAVPISLVSAEAYLRGAFPELNFGSFARGDDYQPGSYDVYFIPSWELNHLGSARFDVVMNIESFQEMTQDRVDYYLSWFDLVIADRGIAYIANSRDYVFVGDWNFPTSWRTLARHRTPRSWTPDNSTHILRKEVGHFSAGNRIIDVAYASTIPTDPAHVAVSTLRQIRESRAG; this is translated from the coding sequence ATGAGTCTCATTTCCCTGCTTCCCCGCTGGACCGAATCGCGCTGGAGCCAGCCGCTCGATCGGGCGCTGCTCGATCACCTCGAGCCACAGGCTGCGGTTGCCGGACTGTTGGGGCCCGGCCCGCAATGGACATTCACCACAGGGCATCTCAACACGCTCGGTGACATGGTCCACGCGTGGGTCGGATGGGGACGGCTCCCCGTGCGCTCGACGCCCGATGAGGCCCGCGCCACGACGGGGCAGGGAGATTTCATTCCGGAGCTGTTTCGCTATCTCAAGGCCATCGATCATCTCGGCTTGATCGACAGCGACTTCATCGATCACATCTATCAGCACAACTGGCTCGCTGCAGACCTGTACAGTGTGATGGATGTGTTGGAGCTCACGGCGTTCATGGGGCAGACGGACGCGTCGAAGTTTCGGATCGTGGAGATTGGCGGGGGCTGGGGACGTGTGCCCGAGATGCTGCTCAAGCTGTTCCCGGGCAAAATCGAGTACGTCATGGTGGATGCCGTACCCATCTCGCTGGTGTCCGCTGAAGCCTATCTGCGCGGGGCATTTCCCGAACTCAACTTCGGCAGCTTTGCCCGTGGCGACGACTATCAGCCCGGCAGCTACGATGTGTACTTCATTCCCAGTTGGGAGCTCAATCACCTGGGTTCGGCACGCTTCGATGTGGTCATGAACATCGAAAGCTTCCAGGAGATGACGCAGGATCGTGTCGACTACTATCTGTCGTGGTTCGACCTGGTCATCGCCGATCGCGGCATCGCCTACATCGCCAACTCACGTGACTACGTGTTTGTGGGCGACTGGAATTTCCCCACGTCGTGGCGCACCCTGGCTCGGCACCGCACGCCGCGGTCGTGGACACCCGACAACTCCACGCACATTCTGCGCAAGGAAGTGGGGCACTTCAGTGCTGGCAATCGCATCATCGATGTGGCGTACGCGAGTACCATTCCCACCGATCCCGCCCACGTGGCGGTGAGCACATTGCGGCAGATCCGGGAGTCGAGAGCGGGATAG
- a CDS encoding alpha/beta fold hydrolase, whose protein sequence is MSRPSVLVVHGALGSAAQMQPVVDALRALDRFASVRVIELPGHGQTPLAEGAAFSMDYFADIIAVEASDARSADDCPPVVFGYSMGGYAALLLASRAPAAFTALVTLGTMLRWTPEVATLAASRLDPAVIAAKVPAFADTLAKRHANAGGWEALMQRTAVLLRGLGDAPPLTDAAFAAVQCPVHLLVGERDDSVTLADCEAAAALMPNAQSTMLPGVPHPIEKVPVDAVARFVEHAAG, encoded by the coding sequence ATGAGCAGGCCCTCGGTGTTGGTGGTGCATGGCGCGCTGGGCAGCGCGGCACAGATGCAGCCTGTCGTTGATGCCTTGCGGGCATTGGACCGGTTCGCATCGGTACGTGTGATCGAGCTTCCGGGACATGGTCAGACGCCACTCGCCGAGGGCGCAGCGTTCAGCATGGACTACTTCGCGGATATCATCGCCGTGGAGGCCAGTGACGCGCGCAGCGCCGACGATTGCCCGCCGGTGGTGTTTGGGTATTCCATGGGTGGCTATGCCGCGTTGCTGCTCGCGTCACGGGCACCGGCCGCATTCACAGCACTCGTCACATTGGGCACGATGCTGCGCTGGACACCCGAGGTGGCCACGCTGGCCGCATCACGCCTCGATCCAGCCGTGATCGCGGCCAAGGTGCCCGCGTTTGCCGATACGTTGGCCAAACGACACGCGAACGCGGGCGGCTGGGAAGCACTCATGCAGCGCACCGCAGTTCTGCTGCGCGGACTCGGCGATGCCCCACCACTGACCGACGCCGCCTTTGCCGCCGTGCAGTGTCCCGTTCACCTGCTGGTCGGCGAACGGGACGACAGCGTCACACTGGCCGACTGTGAAGCGGCGGCGGCGCTCATGCCGAACGCCCAATCCACGATGCTGCCGGGCGTGCCGCATCCGATTGAGAAGGTCCCAGTGGATGCGGTGGCCCGTTTCGTGGAGCATGCGGCGGGATAG
- a CDS encoding serine/threonine-protein kinase, producing MTTPLAPAASASTSDPLLERLRLSTAGTYDIAGELGRGGMAVVYLAHDLKLDRRVAIKVMDPRLSLTPGMSDRFLLEARIAARLQHPNIIVVHDIRQDQELSYFVMSFVEGMAADHLCQPGTSVAIDDVRWIIAGAARALAHAHAEAIVHRDIKPANILVNVKGDVILTDFGIAKALGGTSLTQSGTQVGTPSYMSPEQFTNRPVGPASDQYSLGVTAYTLLTGRLPFTGELYELIVAHSNAVPVPVQQLRPDCPAFLSDAVMRMLAKDPDQRWPSMHDVAEVVSETLPANGGRALAAVAHLAQQARVQQIPALQALTPVSPVPAGRTPAPVAEPVIAELRLGTTTFELEVGAHVILPLRAFDAAGAPLPTSGLDFLFDRPDAVTLTPESLRIDAQLAGDTRLIIAPRHAFASGTTPTVRASCVFRVRAPQVASVIAEVREETERVTAGKVAAVAEAAEAPAVSLASSVVPKTPASGGRRFVVPAALAAMVLAYVVFRQVSGATGVPSGSNADSVQVASLPPTPVAQTPSGSVGAAAATPDTVNTGNAPTDAGTVPSANTSRVASASGPTTGAAAAGATNKSATAKTAIQEPVTLAPAPRASTTLPSSAAAVPSTSRDAAPQTTPKTETGAEPARSTYGEPVDTRTAAATTAPVSAPPSPAPTAETSARLPSMAEMRQAATDLFNALRATKGASVREIANFFRDGSDHRLAMIGSVKVLEGRTSSRGQFELQVSKKDFSGRQAVGVALVTFLGEQRDGQVVPALESVGPISRVR from the coding sequence ATGACCACGCCATTGGCTCCGGCCGCTTCTGCTTCGACCAGCGATCCCTTGCTCGAACGGCTTCGCCTGTCGACGGCGGGCACGTACGACATCGCCGGTGAACTCGGTCGTGGCGGCATGGCGGTGGTGTATCTCGCGCACGATCTCAAGCTCGATCGGCGCGTCGCCATCAAGGTGATGGATCCGAGGCTGAGCCTCACACCGGGCATGTCCGACCGCTTCCTGCTGGAAGCGCGCATCGCCGCCCGCCTGCAGCACCCGAACATCATCGTGGTGCATGACATCCGGCAGGATCAGGAGCTCTCGTATTTCGTGATGAGCTTCGTCGAAGGCATGGCGGCGGATCATTTGTGCCAGCCCGGCACGTCCGTGGCCATCGACGACGTGCGATGGATCATTGCCGGTGCCGCACGTGCGCTCGCCCATGCGCACGCGGAAGCCATTGTGCATCGCGACATCAAGCCGGCGAACATTCTGGTGAATGTGAAGGGCGACGTGATCCTCACCGATTTCGGGATCGCGAAAGCGTTGGGAGGCACGTCACTGACCCAATCGGGCACACAGGTCGGCACCCCGTCGTACATGAGCCCCGAGCAGTTCACCAATCGACCGGTGGGGCCCGCATCCGATCAGTACTCACTGGGTGTCACGGCCTATACGTTGCTGACCGGACGTCTGCCGTTCACGGGTGAGTTGTACGAGTTGATCGTGGCCCACAGCAATGCGGTGCCCGTGCCAGTGCAGCAACTGCGCCCCGATTGTCCGGCATTCCTGTCCGATGCCGTGATGCGCATGCTCGCCAAGGATCCGGACCAACGCTGGCCCTCGATGCACGATGTGGCGGAGGTGGTGTCGGAGACCCTGCCCGCCAACGGTGGACGTGCACTGGCGGCAGTGGCGCACCTCGCGCAGCAGGCCCGCGTACAACAGATCCCCGCGTTGCAGGCGCTCACCCCCGTGAGCCCTGTGCCGGCGGGGCGGACACCCGCGCCGGTGGCAGAGCCGGTGATCGCGGAATTGCGATTGGGCACCACCACCTTCGAGCTCGAGGTGGGTGCTCATGTGATCCTTCCGCTGCGGGCTTTTGATGCCGCGGGAGCGCCACTGCCAACGTCGGGATTGGATTTTTTGTTCGATCGCCCCGACGCCGTGACACTGACCCCGGAGTCACTGCGCATCGATGCACAACTCGCCGGCGATACGCGACTGATCATTGCACCGCGTCATGCATTCGCCAGCGGCACCACGCCGACCGTGCGCGCGAGCTGTGTATTCCGCGTGCGTGCGCCGCAGGTGGCGTCGGTGATCGCAGAGGTTCGGGAAGAGACAGAGCGCGTGACCGCCGGGAAGGTTGCAGCGGTGGCGGAGGCGGCCGAAGCGCCCGCGGTGTCATTGGCCTCATCTGTCGTGCCGAAGACTCCGGCCTCAGGCGGACGACGGTTCGTCGTTCCCGCAGCGCTGGCGGCTATGGTGCTCGCGTATGTGGTGTTCCGGCAAGTCAGTGGCGCGACCGGAGTCCCGTCGGGCTCGAATGCAGATTCGGTGCAGGTGGCCTCCCTGCCTCCGACACCGGTCGCGCAGACGCCATCAGGGTCAGTGGGTGCGGCCGCCGCGACGCCTGATACGGTCAACACCGGCAATGCTCCGACGGATGCTGGCACCGTTCCCTCGGCCAATACATCGCGAGTGGCAAGTGCTTCTGGTCCAACGACGGGTGCGGCAGCAGCCGGCGCAACGAACAAAAGCGCGACCGCCAAGACCGCGATCCAGGAGCCCGTGACCCTCGCCCCCGCGCCGCGTGCATCCACCACACTGCCGTCGTCGGCCGCGGCCGTTCCTTCCACCTCCAGAGACGCCGCACCGCAGACCACACCCAAGACGGAAACGGGCGCCGAGCCCGCACGATCCACCTACGGTGAGCCGGTCGATACGCGCACAGCGGCCGCCACCACCGCACCGGTGAGCGCACCACCATCGCCCGCGCCAACCGCAGAGACATCGGCGCGCCTGCCGTCGATGGCCGAGATGCGGCAAGCGGCGACGGATCTCTTCAATGCGCTGCGTGCGACGAAGGGTGCCTCGGTACGCGAGATCGCCAACTTCTTCCGCGATGGGAGCGATCATCGTCTCGCCATGATCGGCTCCGTGAAAGTCCTCGAAGGCCGAACCAGCAGCCGCGGTCAGTTCGAACTGCAGGTGTCCAAGAAGGACTTCTCCGGACGACAGGCCGTGGGTGTGGCGCTCGTCACGTTCCTTGGGGAGCAACGGGATGGTCAGGTGGTCCCGGCGCTCGAATCCGTCGGTCCCATTTCGCGGGTGCGCTGA
- a CDS encoding alpha/beta fold hydrolase — protein MRLTALFFALLLPLGAPRAQAPRLQQWVASSGASDSLAVSAAGSLRQSLCTILLLPGTLGSAASMTSVLRALGPTECSVLVVDPLGMGASLRPTHADYSLSAQADRLHRLLERLLPPSGHVVVAAQGTSATIAYRLAARPDTRVHGIVSIAGGPVDQQRTPGVRMAIAFAPLVDTPIGRAVARRKFAAALRAQSTHDAWITSAVVQSYLAPIERDVRAGLRTLRAMGNARDSVPIADVLPYITAPVHLLVGDLATPSAPDTSQLAMLRRHVRHVRVDTVRGGGTMLHEEHPAIVAAALVQLIRGPAQATAP, from the coding sequence GTGCGTCTTACGGCACTCTTCTTCGCCTTGCTGTTGCCCCTCGGTGCGCCACGCGCGCAGGCTCCACGACTGCAGCAGTGGGTCGCGTCTTCAGGCGCATCCGATTCACTGGCGGTGAGCGCAGCAGGCTCGCTTCGGCAGTCGCTCTGCACGATTCTGCTGCTACCAGGCACGCTGGGGTCTGCGGCCTCCATGACGAGCGTATTGCGAGCACTCGGTCCGACGGAATGCTCGGTGCTGGTCGTAGATCCGCTGGGCATGGGGGCGTCGTTGCGTCCGACGCACGCCGACTATTCGCTGAGCGCGCAGGCTGACCGTCTGCACCGGTTGTTAGAGCGCCTCCTGCCACCATCGGGGCATGTGGTCGTGGCCGCGCAAGGAACAAGCGCCACTATCGCCTACCGGTTGGCGGCACGGCCGGATACCCGCGTGCACGGCATCGTGTCCATTGCCGGTGGTCCGGTGGATCAACAACGAACGCCTGGCGTGCGCATGGCCATCGCCTTCGCCCCGCTGGTGGACACGCCCATCGGCCGGGCCGTTGCACGCCGTAAGTTTGCCGCCGCGCTCCGGGCACAGAGCACACACGATGCATGGATCACCAGCGCGGTGGTGCAGTCCTACCTCGCCCCCATCGAACGGGACGTCCGGGCGGGACTGCGCACACTACGTGCGATGGGGAACGCCAGGGACTCCGTGCCCATCGCGGACGTGCTGCCGTATATCACGGCGCCGGTGCATCTCCTGGTAGGCGATCTCGCCACGCCCAGTGCTCCCGATACGTCGCAGTTGGCGATGCTCCGCCGACATGTGCGTCACGTCCGCGTGGATACGGTGCGTGGTGGGGGGACCATGCTGCACGAGGAACATCCGGCCATCGTCGCCGCCGCCCTCGTGCAGTTGATACGCGGGCCGGCTCAGGCGACGGCCCCGTAA